From Natator depressus isolate rNatDep1 chromosome 7, rNatDep2.hap1, whole genome shotgun sequence, the proteins below share one genomic window:
- the LOC141991497 gene encoding myb/SANT-like DNA-binding domain-containing protein 7 encodes MESQNHKRAPAWTQREVLDLIAVWGDESELRSKRRNAKIFEKISKGMKDRGYQRDLKQCRMKLKELRQAYQKTQEANAHSGSEPQTCCFYDELHTILGGAPTTTPHLYMDSCKGVSCNRDEDFGDEEDEEEGEFEDRAHQASGETVLPDSQELFITLETAPSQPRFPDLEGREAPLLQIFQRCD; translated from the exons atggagtcccagaatcacaaaagagctccagcatggacccaacgggaggtactggatctgatcgctgtatggggagatgaatcagaactccgttccaaaagacgaaatgccaaaatatttgaaaaaatctccaagggcatgaaggacagaggctatcaaagggacctgaagcagtgccgcatgaaacttaaggagctcaggcaagcctaccaaaaaacccaagaggcaaacgcccactcggggtcagagccccaaacatgctgcttctatgatgagctgcatacaattctagggggtgcccctacaactaccccacacctgtacatggactcctgcaagggagtctcatgcaacagggatgaggattttggggacgaggaagatgaggaggagggggagtttGAAGATcgcgcacaccaggcaagtggagaaaccgttctccccgacagccaggaactgtttatcaccctggagacagcaccctcccaacccaggttcccggaccttgaaggcagagaagcacctctg ctgcaaatattTCAACGCTGtgactag